One genomic region from Nitrospirota bacterium encodes:
- the cas2 gene encoding CRISPR-associated endonuclease Cas2 gives MKAEYLICYDIANPKRLGRVYRFMSGEGKHLQYSVFHCSLTWKELQAMKVRLSYLIDEEEDDIRIYPLPSGGKVIAMGCGDRLPEGVEIFME, from the coding sequence ATGAAGGCTGAATATCTGATATGTTACGATATAGCAAACCCAAAACGACTTGGAAGGGTCTATCGGTTTATGTCAGGCGAGGGCAAACACCTTCAGTATTCTGTCTTCCACTGCTCCCTCACTTGGAAGGAACTGCAGGCTATGAAAGTAAGGCTGAGTTACTTAATTGATGAGGAAGAAGATGATATACGGATATACCCGCTGCCGTCAGGCGGTAAGGTCATTGCAATGGGTTGCGGTGATAGATTGCCTGAGGGCGTAGAGATATTCATGGAATGA